GGATGGGAGATGCCCGCGACGAACGACTGCATCTGCGGAATCGACAACTCTCGGCGCGTCGGGTCTTTGTCGATGGTTTCGGCCATCTCCTCGACGACCAGTGCCATCGGATTCGAGTCGAACGCGCCGACCTGGGTCATGTAGGCGTAGAACCGGTGGAGGTAGGAGGCGTACGTGGCGACGGTACTTTCCGCGAGGTCGCCGCGGAGGCCGTGAACCCACGCCATGCACTCTCGCTGACTGGCTTCCGCAGGAGAAAGTGAGACGCCGCCCGGATTCTGCTCGGGGTCGGAGATGAACGACTCGAATTCACGAAGGACACGCTCGTAGGCCTCGCGGGTGCGCTCGCTCTTCCCGTGGAACCGGAGGTCTTCGAGGAAGTAGCCCACGGGGTCGTCCGTCTCCACGTCGCCCGCCGGACGACTACTCGCCATCGGCGACCACCGTGTAGCCGCCACCCCGGCCGCTGTACTGGACGCGGTTCTCGTTCTGGAGTCGCTGGAGCGTCTCTTCTAACCTGTCTTCGAAGTCGCCAGCGAGTTCTTCGACTAGTTGGTCCCACGACAAATACTCGCCCGAGTCGAGGAGCGCGAGCAACCGTGTTTCGAGGCCGTCACCCCCAGGGTTCGAGGTGGAAGAACCACCTTCCTCGACATCCCCCGATTCGCCGACCTCGAACCCCCGTCTCCCGGCCTGTACCATCGCTCTGACGAACTCGCTCTGGGACATGTCGAGTTCGTCGGCGTGGCGCTTCCACTCTTCTTTCTGATATGTTGGCACGAACGTCTTCACGACCGCCCGTTCGGTGTCTAACTCCTCGCTCATCGCTCGTTTCGTGCCCTCTCACCGACGGTATATCAACCTGTCCCACTGAACTGGATAAGTAAGTTTATCTTCTCGTGTAGTGCCGAAATAGCGTGGAAAGATAGTACGACTAAGAGAGATTGGCGGATTAAAAGTGCTACTTAGGAAGATTCGAGATACGCTGGAGACGGTGCTACGAAGAGAGATTACCAAACTGAGCGTCGAGTTTCTCGCTCAGAATGGGCCGTCGTTCTACTGAGGAACTAGCTGATTTGGGTCTGCTGTGACCCCTTACCCTCCCGCAAACTACCAATTTTCATATACTTTTTGGAGGCGTGATTCGCCGGTTCGATTCGCCACGAACGTGGCGTGAGTAAAGGAGGGTTCGGCCCATCACAGTCTGGCCGCATCAGGAGTTTATCGAGGGAAGGGATAGTGTGGATTTTACTCGGGTCACGTAGTAGCTCTCTCTTGACTTTTCGTCGCCGACCGTGGTCGTCTGGTTCTCCTCGATGTCGATTGCAGTCGGTTCTCGGAACGAGTCGTACGAGAGGCACCCACCAGAATCCGTTGGCTGGGGGTCTGCCGCTGTTTCCGAGACGCTATTCGTTCAGACGTGCCATTCCACATCGCAGCCACGAAAGCCGGTGAGCGGCGGCTGAGCGCGTTTTGAGACAGCACGGACGACGAACTAGATAACGCTACGCGGAGACGCAATCTGCGCGACCAGATATAAATCCAATACCGCTATATCCTACTGTGGTCCTGAAGTCAGGCACGTCGAGAATAATTGCTTGGATTCGTCAAAAAGCGTCTACGATGAACACGATACGGAACAACCGATTTTGCGGTTTATCCTGAGATGACCATATCTTCGACAGTTATTTCGATTGCAAAGAGCGAACCCTCTCGTTTGAGGTACGCTGTCCGAAGATAGTCCGGTCTATCCTTCGGCTCGCCGCCGTATTCTTCCCACTGTCGATTAATCCGTTCTTCTGAGAGGTCAATCAGTGAGTCTAACCCCTCAGATTCTGGTGGACAGGCTTTGTACCGCCCCTCTTCGCTAGCTGACTCAATAATCCCCTGTTGTTCCTCTGGGATTTCGTTGAACAGAATTGGGAAGAGGTGAGATAACTGTTCATCTGTAAGTGTGACTTCTTTAACATCGATAGTTGTACTATGCATATCATCACATTCCTGAGTAAGAGATGCAAGTTGTGAACAGCCAGAGAGTGTAACGAGACCTCCGCTCATGCACTGGAGGAACGTGCGTCGGTTCATATAGAATAAATATCGGTACTTACCCAAGGGCTTTCTGTAAGAACAAAGGGTCATTTGAGTATAGTTGCAATCCGCTTCGTGCCACATCTCTGGTGGGTTGTATTTTTACTGTGTTTATCGTACTGGCTAGTAGATGTCTGCCACAGAGTACTCTGAACCAACCTACGACATTCAGTGGAGTACCTACTTCACCGTCGGTGAAGACGCTCCTGCTTATCACGTCGCTCTCAAATACAAGCGAACAGCGAGCGATGGGCCGGGTATTCACGGCCTCATCGGAGACCTCTACTTCGATGGTACACCCCCAGATACACGTGCCCGGTGGCATCACAACCACACACCTCTCCTCGCGTGGCTTCGCGCTCATATTCTCCGTTTAGCGTTGGATTGGGGGGAAACACACCTCGAACGCTACTTCGAGGAGAACCCAAGAATGGCGCTTGATTACGGGTTCTACAAATGTGACATCGGCGTAGACGGACGGCCTATCGGTGGGTCGCTTTGTCCACGCCCACCGAGGCAGTCTCGACTCTGGGAGATGTGGAACAAGAAATTCACCGACGACCACCGTGATTTCTGCA
The sequence above is a segment of the Halorussus halophilus genome. Coding sequences within it:
- a CDS encoding DUF5805 domain-containing protein, translating into MSEELDTERAVVKTFVPTYQKEEWKRHADELDMSQSEFVRAMVQAGRRGFEVGESGDVEEGGSSTSNPGGDGLETRLLALLDSGEYLSWDQLVEELAGDFEDRLEETLQRLQNENRVQYSGRGGGYTVVADGE